DNA sequence from the Sediminibacillus dalangtanensis genome:
CGAATGTCGAAACGGAGAAGCAATGGACCTAACATTGATTGTTTCCAAATGTAAGATGGTCTGGGGTTATTGTGTGGGTATCTTTAAACTTTTTATTAAAGACTTCTTCCTGCCTAACTATTCAATGAAGATATCTAGACCTTATAACTAAGCACAAAAAAGATCTTGCGAGAGCGGTGGAAGCGGCATTCCAGATTGGGATTTCGGCTGGAACATTTAACATAGTGAGAACTAGGTTAATATTTCGACAGCCAAGCTAATTCTCCTCCCTTTCCTTAAAATTACCGCTTATATTTTTGCAATTTGTTCAGCAAGGTGATCGCTTCTTCATTCTTCTGGATGGATACAACGAATTAACCTGGGCGCAATTAAATATTTGAACAATTACCTTGCTTGGTTTTAAGGGAATTTAATACAGTATATGGAAACGTATGATACACTAAGGTTACTCAGATACACAACATAAACATTCCTTTTATCAGCTGATGAGCAAAAGACTTATAGAATAATTGATAGGGAGGGGTCCGATGGAAGTCTTGATTTTTGTACTTCCGATTATTTCAATTTTGATTGGACTGTACTTTATAACATTAGGACTATGGGAATTAAGAGAGGGCACAAATAGGAAACAATACGTAAAGTATATGTTCACCGGCTTATTTTTGCTGGTTATTTTAACTCCGATGATTTGGGTTTTTGGAAATAGTTTTTTATTTACCCTAATGAGTTAAGTATGAGGAAAATGGACTCAAAGCATTTAATCACCTTGGTTTAATACGATATCATTAAAAAATGTGGCCGTTACAAAAGCATGGTCATCAAAGCAAAAACCGAGCAAACTGGAAATGTCAAATCATATTCGTTCGATTTTTACTTGTCTGTTCAATAAACTTCCTTTTATCCTGTTGTTTGATGCGTGCTTCGTATCGCTACGGCAAGATACTACGCGTTCCACGGGCACGGCTTCAACTTCCTCAGAAAGCACCAACTGCTTTCTTGCGGGATTTTCAGCTCAGAGCTATTCCCGTAGGAGTCTCCGTATCTTGCTTTCGCTAGGTTTTCGTGGTCTGATTTCTACATGATCTAGACAAAATGAGTAGAACCGTATTCTTCTATCTGTGTTAGATTTTTAAACAGTGACGAAGAAGAAAAATAAGCAGGAACTCTTCAGAAATTGGAGGGTGCAGATCAACAGCATAGTAAGGAAAATACCATTAGTTCCCATGCAGTTCAGCTTTCTATCCGAAGCAGCAATAGACAAGGCGGAAATCACACCAGAAGAGAAACCATCTTCATTCCACGGAGGCAAGGTGCGCAGACTCCTGCGGGATGAGCGCGAGCTGAAGATCCACTTGGCAAAGCGGTATTCTTTGCCAAGTTAGCTGAAGCCGTGCCCGCGGAAAGCGAAGTACCTTGCCGGAGTGGAACACGATTCATAAAAGAAGGCTAATATACATCAGGAATGGGCGGATGTTCATAAAGGTGACTGATTCTTTCCCTCACGATCATATACTACCGTTAAGACAAAAAAATAGCCATAACCAATATACTTAATCGCCTTGGAGAATACGCTGGAGCGATGCAGGATAACAGCAACCGCGACTAATAAAGGAATTAAAAGATAATAGTCGCTTACCTCCACTTTTTTCACCTCTTCTTAAGTTGTTTGATATGAAGATATATTCCGAGTAACACAGTGGCTCCGATAGATACGGATACAGAAACTTGTAAGACCTCCACAATGTATTCAAATACTGTTTTTTCTTGAAAGGTCCGTGTATTACCGTTAACAAATACCTCCGTTTGTGAAACAAACAATATACTGTAATAAACTCCTCCAATAAAGCCATATATCAATGCTTTCACTAGTTTGACTTCGTTTTCCTTTAAAAAATTCATTTCTTTCTCTCTCCCCAAAAAAGCCCATAGTCCTCTTATGCTGATCAAGAAGTCTCCTGAACCTGGATTTCTCTATTAACCTTCAACAACAAACTAATCAACCAATAACTGGTGAACTAGTTATGAATTTTCATGATTCGAATCAGCCGTTTAACTTCTTCAGCATCCCCTGGTTCGACATATACTTCCTCAGCGTCTTCGATAATTCCCTCTGTGTATTCCTGCATGAAATTTTCATCAACTTCGGCGTTACCATCCCAGCGCAAAGGAACGTTATATACGTTGATTGTTCCGTCACCGTTGCTGCTATATGTAACAGAGCCATCCACTAACCGGGAACCTGCTAATTGGATGACATCCTCCGGATAAACAGCGCTCGTCTCATCGTCGGGATTGATCAATTCGCCGGCTGATATTCGATGAACGTTCAGTTCCTCTATTTCTTGATTTGGTCCAAGCTGAAGCCAAACCCGCGCGTATTCAATTTCTTCAGCAGAATACTCCGCCAATGGGTCGTTATTTTCTTCACTTTCTGATGTATTAGAGGAATTTCCATTGCTTGCTTCCTCCGAATTTGAAGAAGTGTCATTCGAATCCTCCGGCGTCGTTTCATCTGATTCTGTTGAGGAATCTAAAACATTCCCCTCTTCTTTCGGCTCGTCCGCTTTTTCTTCCGATTCACTAGCGGATTCATTTTCAGAAGTGTCTGTTTCTGATTGTTCATTTGAACTGCCACACCCAATGAGCAACAGAACAAGCCCTAGTAAGGCAAGACTGCAGCAAGTAATCTTTAATCGTTTTCTCATTCCATCAATCCTTTCCTGTACTAACAATCTAGTGTACCCGATTCGGTTGTCAACGGACGAAAGAAGCCTGCCCTAACACCCACACAAAAACTTTCCGGTTACTAAAAAATACGATTTACCTAGACTCTAACATTATATACCAATGTTTTTTTCAATCAAAGAACATTCAAGGTGGTTAATGGTTGTCGAATTTGGATATGCCACTTAAGGTGCTGTCGGGTCAGTTGTCACTACAATTCTCGGAATTCTTTCAGCACCCTCTTTGACCACCTTATCTGGCATGATTATGTGGGCACTAGGAATTAAATAAAAGAGACCCTTTAAGGATCTCTCTTAGTTTTTAGGCGAGGTGATACTTTTTCCATCTCTACCAGTATCCAAGTTCTAAAGGAGGATAACTAAATACTGGTTAAATATGCATACCTTGTCCTCTTTATTTTTAGTGGATTAGCTTATGTTAGTATATAAGTACTTGGAGGTTTTTCTATGGGAAAGTATGTACTCATAAAAAACAAAAAATCATTACACCTTAATTCTTGGTTTGGCTATGTGTTGATTGCAGCTAGCATAGCAGGTTATTTTGGATACTACCTTCCAAACGATGATGCGTTTATATGGCAGTGGATAATATTAGCATTAGCAGGTATTTTATTCTTAAGTTATAAAAATACCAAACTAGAAAAAAATAAACTTAGAACAGTGGTTTTAGACGTACTATACATGACAGTTTTGCCCTTCATAGCGAGCATACCTTGGCCAAGGGGTTTATCAATACTTTTGATGATTTTTGTGGCAGGTCTCTTAGTACCTGTATTAATGCACCTTGCATTTCAACCTTGGTCAAAAAATGAGGTGGTTTTAATTTCGGATTTGTTTCGCGATTGAACAACCCAACAATGAATCTCTTAGGAATACAGCAAAAAAATAAATCACTTCACTAATGCTATAGTCTGCTAAGAATCCACAACAAAAAATATCTTTTCCTTGTTTGTTTAATTATTTTTTCCTATGTTTATGTGGAAAGTCTTAATCGATTAGTAGTTAACGCTTATGAAAAAATACCTTTGTGGAATTCCAGCCGTTCTTTAAGAATCTAAAAACCAGCCCCCTCCTTCTCGAGAAAGGGACTGGCTTGATGGACCAAAACTATTTTAATACAAAACTTTTAATTCCTTGACGCCAAACTCTAGTGCATCATCCAGATCCTCCATATAAACATCCATCCGCCCTTTGGTGATGGCACTTCCCCTGTCTTCACAAGTGAATGTTTTATCAAAGTATGGAATGTAGACTTCTGTCCCAAAGGAGAAGGATGGTGGACAGGCGATCGTTTCTCCTTCTTGCACTTCGGTCCCTGATGCTGTAATGCCGTAGCCGGGGTCTCCTGGTTGTTTTCCAGTTGATTCATAGCCTGCCGTATAAGCAGATACTCTAAACGTTTCTCCCTTTGCATCCGGTATGGTGATCGTCTGGCCGGCAAAGATGACATCCGGGTTGGTGATGGAGGAGTTATACTCCAGCAAGGAATCGATACTTACGTTATGTTCCATTGAAATTTCCGATAGTACGTCGCCTGATTCAACCGTATACTTGCTGCTTGCAGCTACTTCGCCTGCAAAAACGATTAATCCTAAAATTAGTAATGTGATTAGTGTTAAGTATTTGATAGTGATTACCTCCTATGTTTTATCTGCTATAGATATCGAATAGGAGGCTGTCTCTTTTGGACGTTTTAATAGAATTGCAATATAGATGTAAAGAGAAACGCAATAAAAATTATTGCCTTCTTTCCCTTTTATAGTTAACTCTTGGAGTTATCTAATATGATAAAATAACCTTAAGAATAATATTTTTTCTTACGATTTTAAGGAGGAAAGGTATGTTCAAGAAAAAAATTAAAGCAGGTATAATCAACATCAATCTTTTGTACCTTGGTTATTGCAACATATCTAGAACTTAACAGTTATCCGGATGAGACTTTTCCTTTTTATTTTTGGCTATTCTTTATTGCAATGTTTATTTTTCCAGCTATATTGATATTTGGATTATTACTATCATCTATTTGGGATAAAATCTCTGACAAGTATAATGTTAATCACATAATTAGTTTGTTGTTTTACACTTTTTCCGCACTTATGATAGCCACCATTGCAGGTTTTTTTATAGATTCGGAACTCTTTTTGATTATCTTGAGTCCATTATTTTTCATTTTTACCATTCTTTGTGCTGTTACGTTTTGGTTTACTTTGCTTTGGTTGGTTGAGAAATCCCATTGAATACTTTATTAATATGAAACCAACTCCACCGTTATCTCCGTTCCCTCTCCGGGCTCACTAGCAACGTGAATCTGTCCGTTGTGCAATTCAATGATTTTTTTGACAATCGACAAACCAAGGCCGCTTCCTCCTGCATTACGGTTTCTCGCCTTATCGGCTTTATAGAATCGCTCGAACAGATGCATCAAGGTATCCTTCTCCATCCCGATTCCTGTGTCCGAAATCCTCACCTCTACTCTGTTATCAGAGATGTTGTTCGCCTGCACCTCGATGGTTCCGCCAGTAGGGGTGAATTTAATACTGTTATGCAGAAGATTTGTCCATACTTGGTCCATCAACTCCTCATCCGCCCTGAGCGTTACGTTATCAAGAGAAACGTCCATGGTGATTTCTTTTTCGACCCACTGTGGTTCATTAGCAAGAATAATACACCGCAGCTGATGATCCAGCCGGTATTCCTTTCGTTCAAGAGCTAAATGCTCGGACTCCAAAGAGGTGAGCTTCAATAAATTTTCACTCAGTTTGGACAGCCTATAGCTTTCCGTCTCAATAATTTGCAGGTAATGGTCGCGTTCTTCCTGGCTTAAGTTTTTATTTTTCAACGCATGGGCAAATCCACTTATGGACGTCAAAGGGGACTGGATTTCATGGGAGACATTGGAGATGAATTCCTGGCGCATTTCCTCCATTTCCCCGAGTTTATCTGCCATATGGCTGATGCTTTCGACGATTCTGGAGTATGGATGATCGCCCTTGTCCTGAAATTGTGTTTGGTAAAAGGAAAGGTCGATCTTGAAATTTCCTTCCGCCATCATCTTCATTGCCTGAATAATCGGATGCAAGAATTTCTCCTGGTTTTTCCGCATCCATTTCGTTCGACTGAAAATATGCATAGCAAACCCAAACAACAAAAAACCGAGGATCGAATTGATCAACTGCTTGGTAAGGCCATGTGGATGATACCCTATCATGTCATACAGTGGAGAGGTCAACCAATAGGCACAGGACCACCCGATCAACAAAGCAGCAGTGACAGCCAAAATTGGCAGAATCCTTCGTTTGATGAATTCTGATCGCTTCACTGCTTCACCTCCAATCGGTATCCGAGTCCGCGGACAGTCGCGATTTTAAACGGACAATCGTCTTGAGAAAATCGCTGCCGCAACCGTTTGATATGGACGTCCACCGTACGTTCATCACCTTCGTAATCAAATCCCCAAATGTCTTCGATCAATTGTTCCCTGGAGAACGTCTTTTGAGGCTGTGCCGCAAGCTTGAACAGCAATTCAAATTCTTTCGGGGGCAAGTATATTTCCTCTCTGTCGATAAACACTTTATAAGCAGCACGATCAATAAGGACATTGCCTATTTCCATTTGATTCGATATGGTCACCTGATAACGTTTAAGCAGTGCTTTCACCCGTGCCTCCAGTTCAGCAGGAGCGAATGGTTTTACCAAATAATCATCTGCGCCAAGGTCGAAGCCCTTCACTTTTTGGGCTGTTTCGCCTTTCGCCGTCAACATCAAAACCGGCAGCGTGGCGGAATAGTAGCTGCGCACTTCCCGGCAAAAAGCCCAACCATCCATATTCGGCATCATAATATCGAGGATGATCAAATCTATTTTTTCCTTTTCAAGTACGGAAAGGGCTGCTTCTCCGTCTGCCGCCTCTACAATCGTTAATCCTTCTTTGGATAAAATCAACCGAACCAATTCCCGGATGTTGGGATCATCATCTACAATCAATATTTTAGCCATGCAGTTCATTCCTTTTTATCAACTAAAGGGAACCGCTGGCCTGTATTGCGATTCCCAAGTTCTTTTCCCTATTTTATATCATCACGCACGTGATCACTATGCCTTGCGCATATAAGTCCGTACAGTCAATGGTGCAAAAATGGCCACAATGATAGCTGCCCCCACCAAGGAGAGCGTAAAGTCCCAGCCGATGGACCCCGCATTGATCAAATCTCTGACCGCTGTGACCAGATGGGAAATCGGGTTGATTTTTACAAACCACTGCAGCCAATCCGGCATCGTTTCAGCCGGCACAAACGCATTGGAAAGAAACGTCAGCGGAAACAATACAATCATCGAAATGCCTTGGACACTGGAAGCCGTCCGTGCAATCACGCCGAAAAAGGCAAAAATCCAGCTAATCGCCCAAGCACAGCCAATCACGAGGAGCGCTGCAATCAAGACATACCCTAATCCACCTTCAGGACGGAGTCCCATGACATATCCCATGGTAAAGGTGAGCACGGTGGCAATCGTGTAGCGGATACTGTCCGCCAACAGCGCCCCGGCCAAAGGGGCAATCCGGGCAATCGGCAGGGATTTAAAACGGTCGAACACCCCCTTGTCCATATCCTCCCGCAATTGTACTCCCGTGACAATCGAAGTAGTGATCACCGTCTGTACGAGAATGCCGGGAATGATGACGGGCAAATAACTTTGCACATCGCCAGAGATAGCACCGCCGAAAATATACGTGAACATCAAGGTGAAAATGATCGGCTGCAACGTCACATCGAACAATTGCTCCGGCGTGCGCCGTATCTTAATCAACCCTCTAATGGCCATGATGAATGAATTTCTCACCGATTGACGGAAGCTCGTTTTGTTGCGAAGCTTCCGTTCGTGAGCAGGTTTTATTTGTGTACTATCCATATTTATACCTCCACTGCTTTTTCTGATTTATTATTGATTTCATCGGAAGTTCCAGCACCTTGACCGGTAATCGTCAAAAACACTTCGTCCAGACTTGGTTTTTGTACGCTTAATTCAGCCAACTGAATATCCGACTCTCTCAAGGCGATCAACAAGTCCGTCATCCGGTCGACATCTGCCATCGGCGCGGTGATTTTGCCGCCTTCCGTAGAAACAGTCGACCGGACATTCAATACCCGTTCAACAATGAGCCGAGCAGCCTGCATCTGCCGGGCATGTTGAACTCCCAAGTGCAAGGAAGAGGTGCCGATCGATGCTTTCAACTCATTTACCGTACCTTCCGCAACAACCCGGCCATGGTCGATTACTGCAACCCGGTCAGCCAGCTCGTCTGCCTCTTGTAAATACTGTGTCGTCAACAGGACCGTCGAACCTGACCTGACCAAGCGACGGATGGTGTCCCACATTTGATTACGTGTTCGCGGGTCAAGTCCGGTAGTCGGCTCATCCAGGAAAATGAGCGGCGGCTGGGAAATCAGGCTGGCAGCCAAATCCAACCGCCTGCGCATGCCTCCCGAGAAATGTTTTAACGGCCGCTTTGCCGCGTCCGTCAAACCAAATTCCTCCAATAATTCAGTCGCCTTCTTGTTTGCCTCCGCTCTCCCCAGACCCAGCAGCCGGGAGAAAATAATGAGATTTTCGGTAGCGCTGAGTGACTCGTCAACAGAGGCATATTGCCCCGTCACTCCGATTAATTGCCGGACAATAT
Encoded proteins:
- a CDS encoding 3D domain-containing protein encodes the protein MEHNVSIDSLLEYNSSITNPDVIFAGQTITIPDAKGETFRVSAYTAGYESTGKQPGDPGYGITASGTEVQEGETIACPPSFSFGTEVYIPYFDKTFTCEDRGSAITKGRMDVYMEDLDDALEFGVKELKVLY
- a CDS encoding sensor histidine kinase yields the protein MKRSEFIKRRILPILAVTAALLIGWSCAYWLTSPLYDMIGYHPHGLTKQLINSILGFLLFGFAMHIFSRTKWMRKNQEKFLHPIIQAMKMMAEGNFKIDLSFYQTQFQDKGDHPYSRIVESISHMADKLGEMEEMRQEFISNVSHEIQSPLTSISGFAHALKNKNLSQEERDHYLQIIETESYRLSKLSENLLKLTSLESEHLALERKEYRLDHQLRCIILANEPQWVEKEITMDVSLDNVTLRADEELMDQVWTNLLHNSIKFTPTGGTIEVQANNISDNRVEVRISDTGIGMEKDTLMHLFERFYKADKARNRNAGGSGLGLSIVKKIIELHNGQIHVASEPGEGTEITVELVSY
- a CDS encoding response regulator transcription factor, which gives rise to MAKILIVDDDPNIRELVRLILSKEGLTIVEAADGEAALSVLEKEKIDLIILDIMMPNMDGWAFCREVRSYYSATLPVLMLTAKGETAQKVKGFDLGADDYLVKPFAPAELEARVKALLKRYQVTISNQMEIGNVLIDRAAYKVFIDREEIYLPPKEFELLFKLAAQPQKTFSREQLIEDIWGFDYEGDERTVDVHIKRLRQRFSQDDCPFKIATVRGLGYRLEVKQ
- a CDS encoding ABC transporter permease is translated as MDSTQIKPAHERKLRNKTSFRQSVRNSFIMAIRGLIKIRRTPEQLFDVTLQPIIFTLMFTYIFGGAISGDVQSYLPVIIPGILVQTVITTSIVTGVQLREDMDKGVFDRFKSLPIARIAPLAGALLADSIRYTIATVLTFTMGYVMGLRPEGGLGYVLIAALLVIGCAWAISWIFAFFGVIARTASSVQGISMIVLFPLTFLSNAFVPAETMPDWLQWFVKINPISHLVTAVRDLINAGSIGWDFTLSLVGAAIIVAIFAPLTVRTYMRKA
- a CDS encoding ATP-binding cassette domain-containing protein; the protein is MQNNNRKNTAKGSGEWAVEAKGIAKTFGENRAVDGVDLQVPTGSIYGVLGPNGAGKTTVIRMLATLLRPDAGSASIFGHDVVKEPHIVRQLIGVTGQYASVDESLSATENLIIFSRLLGLGRAEANKKATELLEEFGLTDAAKRPLKHFSGGMRRRLDLAASLISQPPLIFLDEPTTGLDPRTRNQMWDTIRRLVRSGSTVLLTTQYLQEADELADRVAVIDHGRVVAEGTVNELKASIGTSSLHLGVQHARQMQAARLIVERVLNVRSTVSTEGGKITAPMADVDRMTDLLIALRESDIQLAELSVQKPSLDEVFLTITGQGAGTSDEINNKSEKAVEV